One part of the Esox lucius isolate fEsoLuc1 chromosome 10, fEsoLuc1.pri, whole genome shotgun sequence genome encodes these proteins:
- the si:dkey-27c15.3 gene encoding GON-4-like protein isoform X3 translates to MSLVRKRKTSSQKGCPAKSVRGGKLECAGSPPFYSASSPLATESSTPTSQEEKGLEVHGTSSWRRSPRFKGQGLLGWVPNSELLVAEGSPGKAENERKAAQCCNQLSPQTDDDTEADLVITMDDHQGRGRKGSRKKGGAKRKKRSAEEQMGAGQQEGTLPEVEIDRELDRELENKSRQHNLTTTNVRNIIHEVITNEHVVAMMKAAMNETEAVPVFEPKMTRSKFKEVVEKGVIIPTWNISPIKKVNKEKAQQFVDIQLAEEDSSDEEYCPNEEEDDETAEDTFQESDMESTASSPRGSKGAFPRGIHPEWDDDRSCSPMQVNRSRSRHLRVEAMPMGPPPPPKPSPGSQGSATGRAPPDCSFLEKLHAVEEELAIGPACLEPYQPPLADGLMACRTRSKRPLRDIPMGLLEAELRAPDITPDMYECGSAPEDREWTHWLQGIMTSDMDNDEEADDDDDDDPEYNFLAEIDEPDVEDYRNDRAVRITKKEVNQLMEELFETFQDDLPVLELEEEGQEEEEREEDAPALGTPTDKTPPAIQLEDTMEEEEEGDGLYRTVKEELAAIRRRRALLESQGRLPPRRDPKPKPPFTPTISHCQRLQLQQQIQQHVQLLTQFHMLTSPVASMQNEAVTTKQFLMELQMFAERGELSQCPLHPGFASVFRACNLQGALSLLEELRLSPIPYEAEPNEPRRSRNIRKYPAMPAELAWLFATRPMFLYPELLPLVSLDPALHSVRSASVFTPGEDCLLVLGLRNLQDTLQPRPLLCQYLLRPKRVTQITDHLFEMCKPIHPNNVIKDYQFHKVIRPMPLACGSVRPGDLRPPVERDERAMPEWLRRSLPLIYVAVKEHNLPPGVEDRATLLYYFTRTMSDYSFPAGTRYPSRLPINLSFQRCGFRRRYLRQPCDLSLSLEVSHSTVHTPGGETTSSDNDSHACAVIQQHMAHHTPVPVQPVTSTPPPPPAPPLQVILALPSVAVVCPVSSASLSPLSALQAKDLVAQQLSTLVNLRRLPRLPTAPPQTTSTTGLNAVAPGLSCASAGTVTPTSVVEEKELLREENEDRGEEQDLDVGDIGMPVLALSESSASPWGSVDPTEWSDERQETTASLSPRPSDAGDEEGDEERGDVEVGHVRSPASEESTLSVPELQETMENVSWVASGERSDVLEQGEQLGTSPGCCSSTLTPSSSRHEQHPIGETCSEGMPKSPLILHDHDDLLDHDPLKEKEMAFAQDYLNRVCNALQEVPGRVQEFLKVFYEFERDRDKRSSVGLFMRLKPVLSEWPELLRDFAAFLHSEQAQECGLLPEQQAFERSRRFLRQLELSFGENSSHYQKIVSILQGGSTVSPDSIRQIKAQIATLLQGHTHLQGEFWVFFNELHPQPPPQCQTKTRGCGVVSKTNSTSQKSSAASKPKRLTGPGTPKAKPLRSDEREEDKEDCPRVTERPVCAKNISLTPSGEKVILWTREADRAILTACKLKGANKCTFQEVSAQLGNKTTEEVCVRFQELVRLFRSSMQQACSDKDVSDSVQPTSSREPDPD, encoded by the exons ATGAGTCTGGTCCGCAAACGCAAGACCAGCTCTCAAAAAGGCTGTCCAGCCAAATCGGTTAGGGGAGGGAAATTGGAGTGTGCTGGATCTCCACCGTTCTACAGTGCATCATCACCACTCGCAACAGAGTCCAGCACCCCCACTTCCCAGGAGGAAAAAGGTCTGGAGGTCCATGGGACATCATCCTGGAGACGGTCTCCAAGGTTCAAAGGTCAAGGACTGCTTGGCTGGGTTCCCAACTCAGAACTTCTTGTTGCTGAGG GATCTCCAGGTAAGGCAGAGAATGAACGGAAGGCTGCCCAGTGCTGTAACCAGCTCTCCCCTCAAACAGATGACGATACTGAGGCAGACCTGGTCATCACAATGG ACGACCATCAGGGCAGGGGACGCAAGGGCAGTCGGAAAAAAGGAGGGgcgaagaggaagaagagatcAGCAGAGGAACAGATGGGAGCTGGACAACAGGAAGGGACGCTTCCAGAGGTGGAAATCGATAGGGAGCTGGACCGTGAGCTGGAGAACAAGTCCCGGCAGCACAACCTGACCACGACCAACGTCCGCAACATCATTCAT GAAGTGATTACCAATGAGCACGTGGTGGCTATGATGAAAGCCGCCATGAACGAGACCGAGGCCGTGCCTGTCTTT GAGCCCAAGATGACACGTTCTAAATTCAAGGAGGTGGTAGAGAAAGGAGTG ATCATTCCCACGTGGAACATTTCCCCCATcaaaaaagtaaataaagaGAAG GCTCAGCAGTTTGTGGACATTCAACTAGCGGAGGAAGACTCCTCAGATGAAGAGTACTGCCCCAATGAAGAGGAAGACGACGAGACAGCGGAAGAC ACGTTTCAGGAGAGTGACATGGAGAGCACCGCCTCATCTCCAAGGGGCAGCAAAGGGGCCTTCCCCAGGGGGATACACCCGGAGTGGGACGACGACAGGAGCTGCAGCCCTATGCAG GTGAATCGCAGCCGGTCCAGACACCTGAGGGTGGAGGCGATGCCCATGGGCCCCCCGCCGCCTCCCAAGCCCTCCCCTGGCTCCCAGGGATCCGCCACTGGCCGTGCCCCCCCAGACTGCAGCTTCCTGGAGAAGCTACATGCCGTGGAGGAGGAGCTGGCCATCGGCCCCGCCTGCCTGGAGCCCTACCAG CCTCCCCTGGCTGACGGTCTGATGGCGTGTCGTACCCGCTCCAAGAGGCCCCTTCGGGATATCCCCATGGGCCTGCTGGAGGCGGAGCTCCGTGCCCCTGATATCACCCCTGACATGTATGAGTGTGGCTCTGCCCCCGAGGACCGCGAGTGGACTCATTGGCTGCAGGGCATTATGACCTCTGACATGGACAAcgatg AAGAagctgatgatgatgacgatgatgaccCGGAGTATAACTTCTTGGCGGAGATTGACGAACCCGACGTGGAGGATTACCGTAACGACCGAGCCGTCCGCATCACTA AGAAGGAAGTGAATCAGTTAATGGAGGAGTTGTTTGAGACG TTCCAAGATGATCTCCCTGTTCTGGAGCTAGAGGAGGAGGgacaagaggaagaggagagagaggaagatgcTCCTGCCTTGGGAACCCCGACGGACAAAACTCCACCAGCTATCCA GTTGGAGGACaccatggaggaggaggaagagggagatggGCTTTACAGAACGGTGAAGGAGGAGTTGGCTGCCATTCGGCGTCGCAGGGCTCTGCTAGAGAGCCAGGGCCGCTTGCCGCCGAGGCGCGACCCCAAGCCAAAACCACCCTTCACCCCCACCATCTCCCACTGCCAAAGACTCCAGCTGCAGCAGCAGATCCAGCAG CACGTCCAGCTTCTGACGCAGTTCCACATGTTGACAAGCCCAGTGGCTTCAATGCAGAACGAAGCTGTCACAACCAAGCAGTTCCTG ATGGAGTTACAGATGTTTGCCGAGCGTGGGGAGTTGAGCCAATGCCCTCTCCATCCAGGCTTCGCCAGTGTATTTAGAGCCTGTAACCTGCAGGGGGCACTGTCACTCCTAGAGGAGCTCAGACTGTCCCCAATCCCTTACGAAGCGGAGCCTAACGAGCCACGGAGAAGCAGGAATA TCCGCAAGTACCCGGCGATGCCCGCCGAGCTGGCTTGGCTGTTCGCAACGCGGCCCATGTTCCTGTACCCCGAGCTGCTGCCCCTGGTCAGCCTGGACCCGGCCCTGCACTCCGTCCGCTCCGCCAGCGTGTTCACCCCTGGAGAGGACTG CTTGTTGGTCCTTGGCCTAAGGAACCTGCAGGATACCCTCCAGCCCAGACCCTTGCTGTGTCAGTACCTTCTCCGGCCCAAGAGGGTCACTCAGATCACTGACCACCTCTTTGAGATGTGTAAACCCATCCATCCCAACAACGTCATCAAG GACTATCAGTTCCACAAAGTGATCCGGCCCATGCCCCTGGCCTGTGGCAGTGTGAGGCCGGGTGACCTGCGCCCCCCAGTGGAGAGGGACGAGAGAGCCATGCCTGAATGGCTGAGG AGAAGTTTGCCATTAATCTACGTGGCAGTCAAAGAACACAACCTCCCGCCCGGTGTAGAAGACCGTGCCACCCTTCTGTATTATTTCACCAGAACCATGTCGGACTACAGCTTCCCAGCCGGGACTCGCTACCCGTCCCGACTTCCCATCAACCTTTCATTCCAGCGCTGCGGCTTCAGGCGCCGGTACCTTCGACAGCCCTGTGACCTCTCGCTGTCCCTGGAAGTGTCCCATAGCACCGTCCACACTCCGGGGGGTGAAACGACAAGCTCGGATAATGACTCCCATGCGTGCGCTGTGATCCAGCAGCACATGGCCCACCACACACCGGTGCCGGTCCAGCCCGTGACATCCACACCGCCGCCTCCCCCTGCTCCTCCCCTGCAGGTCATCCTCGCTTTGCCCTCCGTAGCCGTCGTTTGTCCGGTCTCTTCGGCCTCCCTGTCGCCACTTTCTGCTCTGCAGGCCAAAGACCTGGTCGCTCAGCAGTTGAGCACGTTGGTCAACCTCCGGAGGCTCCCCAGGCTGCCGACCGCTCCGCCCCAGACCACTTCCACAACCGGTCTGAATGCCGTGGCCCCCGGCTTGAGTTGCGCCTCTGCCGGTACCGTAACCCCAACCTCCGTAGTGGAGGAAAAGGAGCTGTTGAGGGAGGAGAACGAGGACCGTGGCGAGGAGCAAGACTTGGACGTAGGGGATATTGGGATGCCCGTCCTGGCCCTGTCGGAGTCCTCAGCCAGCCCCTGGGGGAGTGTTGACCCCACGGAGTGGTCAGACGAGAGGCAGGAGACGACGGCGTCCCTATCGCCCAGGCCGTCTGACGCGGGGGATGAAGAGGGAGACGAGGAGAGGGGAGATGTGGAGGTTGGGCACGTGAGATCTCCAGCCTCCGAGGAGTCCACGTTGTCTGTGCCAGAGCTGCAG GAAACGATGGAGAACGTGTCATGGGTGGCTTCAGGGGAGAGGTCCGACGTGTTAGAACAGGGGGAACAACTGGGGACATCTCCAG GATGCTGTAGCAGCACCCTCACCCCTTCCAGCTCAAGGCACGAGCAGCATCCCATTGGAGAGACCTGCAGCGAGGGCATGCCCAAAAGCCCATTGATCCTCCATGACCACGATGACCTGCTTGACCACGACCCCTTGAAAGAAAAGGAAATGGCCTTTGCTCAGGATTATCTCAACAGG GTGTGCAACGCTCTGCAGGAGGTGCCAGGGAGAGTGCAGGAGTTTCTCAAGGTCTTCTATGAGTTTGAGCGGGATAGAGACAAGCGCAGCTCGGTAGGACTCTTCATGAGGCTGAAGCCTGTTCTGAGCGAGTGGCCGGAGCTGCTCCGAGACTTTGCTGCCTTCCTCCATTCTGAACAAGCCCAGGAGTGTGGACTG CTCCCAGAGCAGCAGGCATTTGAGCGAAGCCGGCGCTTCCTGCGACAACTTGAGCTGAGCTTTGGAGAGAACTCCTCCCACTACCAGAAGATCGTGAGCATCCTTCAGGGAGGGTCCACTGTCAGTCCTGACAGCATCAGACAG aTAAAAGCTCAGATAGCCACCCTTCTCCAAGGCCACACCCACCTTCAGGGGGAATTCTGGGTGTTTTTTAACGAGCTGCACCCCCAGCCCCCACCGCAGTGTCAGACGAAAACCAGAGGCTGTGGTGTGGTCTCCAAAACAAACTCCACTTCCCAGAAGTCATCGGCAGCAAGTAAGCCTAAGAGATTGACAGGTCCTGGAACCCCAAAAGCCAAACCATTAAGGAGTGATGAAAGGGAGGAGGATAAAGAGGATTGCCCCCGGGTCACAGAACGCCCAGTCTGTGCAAAAAACATCTCTCTCACACCCAGCGGAGAGAAAGTCATCCTCTGGACAAG GGAGGCAGACCGTGCCATCTTGACTGCCTGCAAGCTGAAGGGAGCCAATAAATGCACCTTTCAGGAAGTCTCCGCCCAGCTTGGCAACAAAACAACAGAGGAG GTTTGTGTTCGTTTTCAGGAGCTTGTGCGCCTGTTCCGCTCCTCCATGCAGCAGGCATGCTCTGACAAGGACGTCAGTGACTCTGTGCAGCCAACCAGCAGCAGAGAACCAGACCCGGACTGA